One Thermoplasmata archaeon genomic window, GTCGAGTCCTGCGGCTAGGGCACCAGCCACGGCGTCGGAGCCGAGGAAGCCATCGACCACAGGCGGCACATAGGCGCGGGCCAGGGGATGAGTTGCGACCCCCAGCTCTTTAGCGGCCAGGCCTCTCGGCTCGCGTGCGGCGGGGGCGTAGGGAGCTTCCGCGAGCGTGTTGAGGGGGAGCCCAAGGAGGCAGTGGTGCATGAAGGTGTTGCCCACCGCACAGATGTCAAATAGCTCGCGCACTGAAATTCCCACCGTTCCACAGACCCTAGCGCTCAGGGCGTTTATCTCCGATAAAAGCGACTCTCTAAGCCTCCTCTCGCCCCCCTTCTCGCCCATAGCGAATGCTATTCTAGTGACAATGTCCTCCCCCATCTCGGTCTGTGGGTTGAGGGAGGCCCCGACGGCCAGTCTCTCCCCGCTTTTCAGATCAAATACGGACGCGACTAGCGTCGTGGTGCCGAGGTCCAGAGCGATTCCGCAGAGTTTGCGCGGCTTTTTCCTCAAGCCATGGGCTTCGTTCTTCTCTCTTGACACCAGAGACCACGTCCCGTTTCTGCGGACAAGCGCAACATCTGGTCGCGGCTCAACTCTTACATACACCCCCTCGGTCAGGACCCGGGCGGAGCTGGAGAGCGTGGAGGGAGGAATCTCAACCACGAGACGGCCCCGTGCCACCGTACGGCAGGCTAGGGCTTCCCTCTTTTTTCTTTCTTTGACCATATATATTCTGCACTTCCCGCAGGTGCCCACACCACCGCACACGCCGCCAATAGAGAGGCCCGCGAGCCGGGCAGCGCTCACGAGGTCGGTTCCGTGGGGGACCCTCACGCACCTTCCAAAGGGCCTGAATAGAACACTTGCAATACGTCCGGACCCGGAAGGCTCAGCGTATCCTTCCCTTCGCCTTTTTCCCGGCATTCTCCCCCCTCGCCCCGCCGTGCTCCTCCCCTTCGCATGGTGAGGCGGAGATGAATATCAAGCTGAGGGCGACCATCAGCGCAACCTGAATCAGGATGTGGATGCTGTCCAGTTTGTAGAGGCCGAGACCGAAGGTCAGGGCCACACCCATCCTGGTGCTGACCGCCCAGATCACATCCCCGATTGAAATCAAGGGGATGCACCAGAGAACCACCCTCAGCCAAGACCCCTTCTTCAATTCAACCACGCCTTAGAATTTTAACGATACAATTTAATTGTTTTGGTCCAGTGCTCGCGCGGGGATTTAGGTCAGGGAGAAAGCCAAAACAATTAATCCCAAGAGGGGAATACCCATTGAGCGGGAAGAGATGGAATGGGTTTGAGGGACTTTGTTGCGGAACTGGACCGACGCCTCGACAGGAGGCTGGAGGGGCTTCCGGACCTCTCTTCCAGAGCGGACCGGGAGAGATACCGTGCTTCGGTTCAGGATTACGTCTCCAGGGCGACCCGGAGGGCCGGGGCGACAATCAAGAGTCTCGACGAACTCGGCGACAGATACGCCGGAAAGCTGAGGCCCAGGAGGGGAACTTGGGACAGAATCATTGACTTCTCGACCAATCACCCATTTCAGATTTTCATCATTCTCACAATAATCACAGCGATTATCGGCTCGCAAGCCGTCAATATCCCCAAGTACATGAGAGGCGACATGGAGATATACCTCCCCCCGGACCACGAGGCAACAAAAATACTCGAGGAGGTCAGGAGGGATTACTCCACAGATGTTATCGTGATCTACATAAAGGCAAAGGACACCGATGGAGACGGGAAGGTGGAGAACCTGACCAGCGTTCCGGTCCTGCTCGAGATGAGTCGCTTCGAGGGCGACGACCTAAACAGGAACGCGCCGGACGAGAGGGACCGGGGCATAGACCCGGACAAGGACGACGGTGGCAAGAACGACCGCGTGAGGTACTGCCTGAGTATCTCCACGATTATCAAGGAGCTAAACAGCACACCAGCGCGTATAGCGCGGGCCCTACAGCTCCCCCCTGTTGCGGGCTCTTACGCCATTCCGCCGGATCAGGAGACCATAGACGCAATAGTCAACACAATTCCCGAAGAGCAGAAAGCCAGCCTTCTCAAGGACACCGACGGCGACGGGATCTATGACAGGGCAGCCATCATAATCGGCGTGCGCGCGGGCACAAGCCCTTCCTACATAGTGGGAAAAGTGGACGCACTCCTGAAGCGCTACGATTCGCAGAGCTGCGAGATGATAAATACAGGGCCTATGACCGTCATAGAAAAGATTCAGGGCAGAACAATATACGAGTTCATTAAGGTCATGCCCTTCACCATCATCTATCTCTTCATCGTTCTCTATTTTTTTCACAGAACCCTCAAAGCCCCCCTGCTCGCCCTGGTCCCTGTGGCCTACGCGCTCGTCATAACCTTCGGAATCGTCGGCGCCCTCCACGAGCGCCTGATAATCAGTCCCCAGATTGCGTTGGTGGCGCCGGTGATGCTGGCCCTCGGAATCTCCTATGGCGTCTACATCGCCAATCGCTTCAGCGAGGAGAGGAAAGGCACGTCAGTCGAGAAGGCTCGCGTGGCAGCCAAGGCGATGAATGCCGCAATCCTCCTCTCTGCGGGAACGACCTCCATAGGCTTCGGCTCGCTGATGTTCGGCACCCTTCCGCCGATAGCGGTGATGGGGATGGCCCTCGCTCTGGGCATCATGCTCACATACGCCCTGACTATGGTGATGGTCCCGATCCTGACCGTTCTTCTCAATTATAAAAAAAGAAAGGAGTGGAGGGGCTGGAGGAGGTTCGCCGCCGTCCCCTCGGACCACAGGAAGAAGACCCTCGTTGCCTTTATTGCGCTGATTCTCCTCTCCCTCTTGCTCATCCCCTCGGTGAGGTTCAACGCGGACTACATGGCGATGGCTCCCTCCGACGACCCTGCCTTCGTCAGCATGAATGAGTATTCCCGGACGATGGGCGGGGGCCAGATAGGGATGGTGATTGTGCGCGGCGCACCCGACTGTGCCAGGAACATCCAGGTTCTGGACAGCATCGAGGCGCTCGAGGGCCGCATCGGTCTTGCCCCCTATACGAACTGTATGAGCGTTGTGGATATAATGAAAATGGTCAAAACACCGGACGAGATAACGATACCGAGGTACGGGACCGTTCACATCGGTGTCAACATCAGCTTCTGGGACGCCGTTCACATGTGGGGCCCTGACAGAGTCAAAGAGTTCCTCGTCAACCTCTTCTACTCCTCTCTCAGCACGGAGATGAGGGGCTTCCTGGTCAACGCCGACTACTCGAAAACCCTGATTTATGTGTTCCAGCCCATGCTGGACATCGAGGGGACCAGAAAGGCGGTCGAGGGTGTGAATAAGGCTGTGGATGAGATTCCCCTCGTGATGAGCACCGCCTCGCACCTGACCGGAGTGGCGGCGATTCAGCTCGCCGTAAATGACCTCCTGATTCAGGGCCAACTCACTTCCCTTGCGGTCTGCATCCTTGCCTCCTGCCTAGTCCTCACAGTTGTTTTCCGCTCCTGGAGGCTTGCGGTCTTCACAATAGTCCCGTGCTGCGTCGTCGTCGGTCTGGAGCCGTTGGTGCTCGTGGGCATCAACATCCCACTCTCCGTCGTGACAGTGATGATTGGCTCCATCGCAATAGGGACGGGCGTGGACTTCAGCATTCAGATATCCCAGAGGGTCCGGGCCGGCGGCCTGAGCATCGAGTCGGTCAAGAGCGCGGTCGAGAACTGCGGGGTTTCGTTCGTAGAGGCTACGGTAACGATGATAATCGGCTTCATGGCGGTCCTCGTCTCTCCGGGCGCTTTAGTCGACCTAGCGATGGGCGTGCAGCCGAGGGACTGGCTCATAATGGGCGTCCCGATACAGTCGGTCCGAGAGTTTGTGCTCATGATTCAGATTCTCCTCGGCCTGAACGCTCTCGCAGCGATTTTCATCCTTCCCGCGATATACACAGTGTGGTTGAGGTTCAGAGAGGCGGAAAAGCTAAGAATTGAGCGCGAGGGTTGGTAGGTGTGGGTGCGGCTGTAGCGACACCACGCGAAGGTTTAGGTACGACCCCCGGCTATTCGGAAAAAGAGGGTCCGGCAATACGCCACCATCGTGGATTTGTAGTAGCCAAAACCTTAAATCACCAGACTCAGATGCCAATCATAATCGGAGGACGGCGCAGGCCGCCCGTAAAGTCCGGTGCATAAGCGAACTAAACTATGGAGCGGTGATGGAATGAGGCGCATGTGGGCTGGAATCGTAGTACTTGTTGTGACGGCGATGTTGATTGCCGGATGCCCGAGCGAAGCTAACAAAGCCCCGAAGGCGAGCATGACGGCAGAGAAAGTGGTTCTTTTCGTCGGAGATACCGCGGTCTTCAACGCATCTGCCTCGAAGGACCCCGATGGGAAAATCAAGTCTTATATCTGGGCTTTCGGCGATGGGGCTACGCTGACCGAGACAAAGAACAAGAGCGCGACCCATCAGTACACGCAGGCCGGTGTCTACAACGTCACTCTGACAGTCAAGGACGATAAGGGGGCGAAGTCGAAACCAATCACCACTGTCATCGTAGTGGCGCCCCTTCCCGTTGCCAGCGTGTCCAGCGCCCTCACCTTCGAGAATATCACATTTTCTCTCGACACATCTGCGCTCGGGGATAGGCTGTCTGAAATAGAGTGGAATTTTGCGGACGGGACCGCCGCCCAGAAAGGTGCGTCGGTCTCCCACCAGTTCAAGGACAATGGGACCTATGATGTGGTTGCGAAAATAACCTGCTCGGGCCAGACGGCCTCGGCAAAGGTTTCCGTTGGAATCACAAACAGGCATCCCGTGGCTAATATAAGCATATCCTCCCCGGCACCTTACTACTCGAACAGAGCGATAGAGTTCACAGGGGCAGCCTCTGGCGACTTGGACGGGACTATAGTCAACTACTCCTGGGACTTCGGGGATGGAAAAAGGGAGAACGGAACCAGTGTCAGTCATAAATACCTCACGCCGGGCGTATATAACATCGTTCTGACGGTTACTGACGACGACGGCGCCACGGGCTCGAGCACCTTCAACATCACGGTCGAGAAGGATCTAATAATAAAGAATGTGACCGTGGAGACGTACGTCGACCCAACCAACCACACCAGAGCAAACCTCCAGATAAAAATCGAAAATAAGGGCGACGCCAAGAGCCCCGGCAGCATACTCATCAACGTCACCTCCTACAAAGCCGACAGGAGCATTAAGATAGACAACAACTCCACCACCAACGAGGGGACCTGGGAGCCCAACACTCCCGGCAACTCAGTCTCCGTGAACGAGCTCCTAACAGATGGCTTCGATGTCGACGGGACCTGGTACTTCATCGAGGTGCAATACCAAGGAACAGTTATAGACAGCGGCTGGTACAAGAAAGGCTGAGAGCAGAAGAAGGCTGACGGAGCGCGTGGTTCCTCTCCCCGAAATTATTTTTTTCCCAGCGCCAGTCAAATCTATGGGCGGTAATCCATCCACTCCCTTCGCCTTTTTATTACGCTCCCTGCCCGCCGCTCCGCCCGCGGCAACTGATTGAGTGGAGGGACTCGGCATGAAGCCTGTCTCGAGCTCGCGACCTCGTGGGACAAGAACGTTGTGATATATTTCAAAGCTACCGACGGTGGCCTGCATAATCGTGTACGAGAAATCTACACGGGGTCCCAAGCAATCTCAAAAGCAGGAGGCTGCGTTTGCGTCAAGGTCGATAGCGACGGGAGACCAGCTCCCCCGTTTGGGCACGGAATCGAAGCTCGACCCAACATGTTCCTTTATAAGGCCTCGAGAGCCGGAGTAGGCAGGGTCGGGGTTATTGGCATGGTGGACGATTCTCTTTTTAAGACGTAGCAGAGCTCACGTACCAGGGGCCATGCGCTTCTCCATGCTGCCCCTAGAGTTACCCAGAATTGGGTTGTGAGTTGTCGATAAGTGCGACATTGCTTAGTGAATCCGGAGCGGCTGATGTTACACCCCCGGTCACACAGAAGCGCTGGACCGGAGGGGCTGGGGCCAGGCGTGGGTTAGACCGGTTAGCTTTTTCTTCTCCTGAGCAATAGATTGCCCACGAGTACGGCGGCTAGAAGCACTAGAGCTCCGAATCCGGGAGTACTCTCTCTGAGTTCAACGTAAATGGTCTGAGAGGTCTTCAGGCCCGCGTCCGCACCCTCTATCGATATCCTGGCGGTGTGGGTTTTTGCGCCCGTGAGGTTCCATTTATATACGAACTCCGCCGTGGAGTTGGCTGGGACAGAAACCTCTGTGCTGAGCAGTTGGACGAGCCCTTCTTTGATTACGAGCAGGACCGTGCCGTCCTTCTCGCCGCTGTTGGAAAGGGTGACGGTGAGTTTGACGCTCCCCTTCTCCCCTTTCTTTACCTCGAGGCTCTTCTTTGACACGAGGACGCTCTGGATATCTATGGAGGCTCGTGGCTCCGGTTTCACAATGATGTCCTTGATATCCTCGTTGATGTTGTTGAACTCGTCCGACTCCACCACAACACCCGTGGCATCGACCTCGACTTTGAATCGGAGGGCAGTGCCGGGAATTGTGGGCTTCACAGTCCAGTTCACGGTCATGGTGTCTCCGTTGGCGAGGTCTAGGTTCTTCACCAAGTATGGCATCTCGGTCCCGAGGTTGAACTTCACCGTAAAATTATAGGCGGGAGCGCGTCCCTTGTTCGCTATTACGGCGGAGGCGGCGTATTCGCGATTCACTATCATTAGTCGAGGCACGTCCACACTTTCCACCACGAGGTCTGGCCTCAGCGGGACAGTTGACTTTACCAACACGCTGTCCTCGAGCAAAGTAGATTTGTACTGTGCCAAGAACTTGAATGTGGTGTCGTTCTCACCCACCTCGGGAGTGTAGGTGTAATTCACCCACTCCTCCGTGCCCACCCGTACATTGACCTTTTTGATGGCGAGGGGATAAGTCTCGTTGGAGCCGAGGTAGAACCTAAGCTCCTCGTTGTAAGCATCGGCCGTGCCGGTGTTGGTCACCTTTGCAGAAAGAAGGACTGTCTCCCCGCTCTTCACGACGGACGGCGTTACCTCGAAGAAGATAAGCTCCACGTTGGGCAGTCTTGGCCTTACCTCTACCTCAGGAGAGGTCATCGAGGCCCGTGGGTCGCTCGAGGCGGGAACCTTCACGGTGAAGGTATGCATGCCCGGTTCTGCACCCGAGGAGTTCCATATGAACGTTGCGATAACGCTGACGCCCCCCTTCGGGATAAACTTAGTCACAACACCTTCGGTGGTCGGGCTAGTCGCATCGTCGACCAGAAGCCAAATCTCCTCGTCGGCGGTGGTGTTGGCGGTCCCATTATTCTTCAGTGTGACCGTGATTGTGACGCTCTCCCCCTCCAGGATAGAGGTCTTGTCCACCTGAATGGAATGGATGTACACGTTCGGGGTGGGGAGGGTGAGTTCGATGATGTCGGACTCGAGCTTGAATTTGGAGCTCGTCACCTCCACCACTATAATGAATTTTCCCTCGCTCATCTGAGAGGTGTCCCAAGTGTAACTGACCGAGACCTCAGTGGAGTTGTCGGCGGGGAGTGGTCTGGGGTAGGGAAGTATCCCATTTATCAGCGGGGAGGCCCCGACTAGGAACCTGACCGTGTCCTCGTCCTGCTCTGTCATATCTTTGGTTCCGTCGTTCTTGAGGTAGGCAGTTATGACGACTGGGTCTCCTATGAGAGCATTGTTGGGTAATACTATTCTATCTACATATACGTGAGGCTTAGGAATTGGGATAATCTTAAAGCTCTTGTAGGCGTCATTGTTGCTGGTGTCTGCATCGGGTATCATTTCATCGTTCACGTTCACCCGGATTTCGTAGTCCCCCGGGACTACGCTGGTTGTATCCCAGACCAGTTGGCAAGAGGCCTCCTCTCCTGGCGCTATGGGGTCGGTGATCATGGATGAGCCTATGACGAGACTATCATAAAAGAATGATACCGTCACTTGACTACTATCGGTGTCGGAGTTAGCGCTATTGTGCACGGTCGCTTTGATCGTTACCATTGAACCCATGATCGCCTCCCCGACAGACTCGCCTCCAACCGTGAACGTGATATCGTCGGTCTCAAGATAAAGGTCCAGTCCAGGGCTCCGGGCACCGGCCATTGCGTCGCCTACCCCGCCGACGCTGAGCCCACCGCCCAGGCTCGCGAGGAACAGGAGGACGCACATTAAAGCACCCATCTTGGTCATTGTAGTCTTCATCACACCACCCTTAGTTAGGTCGGGGGCTTTAATGTTTTGAACCTATATAATAATATTCCTCGGGACAGGAAAGTTGATAAAGGTGATGTGTAGAACCCCATCTAGAATATAGGTGGGCCTTTTACCGAAGGGGTGCTCCGCATTTCGGGCACAGAATCCATTTCGGTCTGGTCTCTGTGCCGCATCTAGGGCAATGTTCTTGCTCCGCCTCTAGCCGTTCCGCTAGCTCCATCGCCTTTGTGGCGTACCTGAGGGCTCTCTCCGCGTCACCTTGGTGCAGGAGCGATTCCGCCAGAGAGAGGTGCCTCCTAACCATGGACGCGTTCAGACCATTCTCTTCTAAGGCTACAATCATCACGGTCACGGATTGGATGACCTCCCTAACTAGGTCCTCTTTCTCTTTCTGCTCCTCCTCATCCGGACCCCCAACCGCAACCGGGGGCTCCGGAGGCTTCTCGAGTTCTGGAGGTGGCTGGGGGCCGGGAGTGGCCGAGACTATTCGGGGGGAAGTGTGCATGGGGCGGGGGAGAGGGGGAAATGTCTCGTGAAGAAGCTCGCGCCGCCCTTCGCCCTTACTGGGCTTTTCCCTTTTCCTCTCTTTGAAAAAGGAGCGTAGGCGAGAGCCGAGGCCGGCCATCAGGAGAAGCTGAGTCGGGTTGAAAGAGCAATGATGGGTGGGTCGGCCCATTTATCGTCCTCCGAAACTCCGGAAGGAGAGTTTTTTATTAGTATTAAATTGTTTTTATATTAATGAGTTCTTTCATTTGGTTTCATTTGGTCCCGGTTTTTACGGATAGGATTATATCCCACCTCAACCTTTTGCACGCTGTCATGAGGGAGTACGACCCCCGGGCAATAGAACAGAAATGGCAACATAGATGGGTGGAGGCAGGGGTCTTCAACTCGCGCCCGGACCCTAGCCGGAGGAAGTTTTTTATCACTGTCGCGTGGCCCTACCCCTCCGGACCGATGCACGTCGGCCACGCCCGCACATACACCGTGCCGGACGTGATCTCGCGCTTCAAGAGAATGAAGGGGTACAATTGCCTCTTTCCAATGGGGTGGCATCTGACCGGGAGCCCCATCGTGGGAGCAACCAAAAGAATAGCTGGGCGGGACGAGAAATATCTCAAGACTCTGCACGAAAAATACGGCCTCTCTCCTCAGCAAATCGACGCCCTCAAAGACCCGATGAGCTTCGCCCGGTTCTGGATATCTGAGAGTCCGATGGGCTACAAGCGCAGCATGAACTCACTCGGGTTCGGTATCGCTTGGGAGCGCGAGTGCACTTCCCTCGACCCCCATTTCAGCAAGCTGGTCGAGTGGCAGTATAGGAGGCTTAGGGAAAGAGGCCTGGTGGCGACGGGCTCCCACCCCGTGAAGTTTTGTCCCCGAGACAATAACGCGGTCACAGACCACGACCTACTCGAGGGGGAGGGCGTTGGGATAAACGAGTTCGTGCTCATAAAGTACAGGCTGGAGGGGGGGAGCCTTGTTTTCCCAGCCGCCACCCTCCGCCCCGAGACCATATTTGGCGTCACCAATATCTGGCTGCATCCGGGCGCGGCTTATGTGGAGATAGAAACAGGCGGCGAGCGCTGGATCGTCTCCGAGCGAGCCGCGGAGAAGCTCTCCCACCAGCAGAAGGAGGTCAGAGTCGTCCGGAGCGTTAAGCCGAGGGACTTCATCGGGAAAAAGGTGGTCGTGCCTAGGACCGGCGTGACAGTGCCGATTCTGCCCGCGGAGTTCGTTCAGGCCGACCACACCACGGGGGTCGTCGGGTCCGTCCCGGCCCACGCGCCCTTCGACCTCGTCGCCCTCGCCGATTTGCAAAGGGACGAGGAGCGGATGCGCTCCTTCGGGCTGAACCCGGAAGAGGTCCGGAGAATTCGGCCTATACGGATGATAGAGTTGGAAGACGGAGGCGAGAGCACCGAGGAATTCATCCGGCGGCTGGGCGTGAGGGACCAGGGGGATGCAAAGAAGCTGGATGAAGCCACCCAAAGAATATACAAGCTCGAGTTCAACAGGGGAAAGATGGCATCCAACACGGGCCCCTGGAGAGGGATGAGAGTCTCCATAGCCAAGGACGGCGTAAGGCAGGAGCTTCTTTCTACCGGCGATGCCGATATCATGTACGAGTTCTCCGACATGCCCGTCATCTGCAGGTGCGGGAGCCCCTGTGTGGTCAGGGTGGTGAAGGACCAGTGGTTCATCCGCTACTCGGACCCGGCCTGGAAGGAGGAGGTCAGGGCCGCGCTGGAAAGAATGGAGCTGATACCACCCGAGACGAGAACCTACTTTCTGAATGTTGTCGAATGGCTCCATGACTGGCCCTGTACCAGAAGGGTTGGGATGGGGACAAGGCTCCCCTGGGATGCCACTGGCTGGATAATAGAATCTCTTTCTGATTCCACCATTTATATGGCCTACTACACCCTCGTCCCCTGGATAAGGAAGGTTAGGCCGGAACAGCTCGACGACTCTGTCTTTGATTATATCTTCTGGGGGACCGGGGAGCCTTCCGCCATCTCGGAAAAGACCGGGATCCCTTCAGAACTACTCACGAGAATGAGGGATGAGTTCACATACTGGTACCCGCAAGATTACCGGGTCAGCGCCAATGAACTGATTCCCAACCACCTGACCTTCATGATATTCCACCATCTCGCCACAATGCCGAAGGAATTCTGCCCACGGGGCATAGTGAGCCTTGGCCTTGGGGTGCTCGAGGGGCAGAGAATGTCGAGTTCGAGGGGAATTGTTTTTGCGGTCTCGGACGCTGTGGAGAAGTACGGAGCAGACGTCACCCGCTTCTACCTGATGTACATGTGCGAGCCCTGGCAGGACTTCAACTGGCGAGGGGCGCAGGCGGAGGCACACAAGCGCCAGCTGGAGAGGTTCTTCTCGATGGCTCAAGAGATAATGGCTATCGAGGACTCTAGGGAAAGCCCTGTGGATGGATGGATGCTCTCGAGGCTGCAGCACCATGTGGCTGCAGCGGGGGAGGCCCTCGAAGAGTTTCAGACTAGAAAGGCACTACAGCACTCCTTCTTTCTGCTCCAGCAGGACATGCGCTGGTACCTCCGGAGGGGCGGCTCGAATCGTGAGGTCCTCAGAAAGGTTCTGGATGCGTGGCTCCGCCTTCTGGCCCCCATCGTGCCACATATCTGCGAGGAGCTTTGGGAGATGCTCGGCGGGCGAGGGTTCATTGCCGACGCCCCGTTCCCATCACCGGATGAGTCCCTCCGGGACAGAAGGGCAGAATTCAGAGAAGAGGTGGTCAAGAGGGTGGCGGAAGATGTGGGTGAGATTCTGAAGGTCACGGGAATAAGTCCGAAGAGGGTCGTTCTCTACTCGGCCCCCAGCTGGAAGTGGGCGATACACAAGCGTGCTCTGGAGATGGCGAGGGAAGGGCGCCTCTCCGTGAGCGAGCTGATAAAATCCGTTCTCAGGATGCCGGAGCTAAGGGAGCGGGAGAGGGAGGTGGCCCCTGTATGTCAGAAGCTTGTGATTGGATTTGGGAGACTCCCACCGGAAGAGCTGGAGCAGCTCACACTCCCGATTGACGAGCCCGCCCTGATGGAGGATATTAGGACCTTTCTCGCGAGGGACCTGGGCTGTGAGGTGCTCCACTTCCCGGCCGAGGCTCCCGACAGGTATGACCCACAGGGCAAGGCCCGCCAGGCTATGCCCCTTCGGCCCGCGATATACATCGAGGGATGAGCTCATCACAACCAATATATACCACACCCCTTAATCTTAGACAAGTGTCCGGAGCGTTAGGGAGTTGCGTCCTCCCTTTTCTGGTGGTCTCTCTCATCTTAGGCATCCTCATTCCCGCACCGACATCCGTTGCCCAGACACCTGAGTGGGTGGTCAGCTCCCTCTTCACGCTTGAGAGCACCGTCAAAGACATCAGAGCCAACCTGATAATTGAGAGCGGCGGCGTACTCCAGCTCCTGAACTCGACCCTCGTGATGAACCTCACAAAGGACGCAGAGTTCGAAATTCTGGTCAAGCCCGGAGGCAGGTTGATTGCGCGTAATTCCACAATCACAAACGGCCCCCTAGGAGCCCATTACTGGTTCAGGGTCAGGGGCGCGATGGAGCTATGTGACAGCAACGTTAGAGGAACATGGGGCGTATTTGAAACCGGAGGGATCATAATATCCTGCAATGAGGTCATCATAACCCGCTGCCGTCTCACCGATCATAAATGGTATGCAATAACTGTCAATGCCTCATCCCCGGAAATCTCCGACAACACCATCGAGGGATGCCGAGCTGGAATTCGGGTGGAGGGGGACGGGGCCCCCAATATCTCGGGTAATTTGATAAGAAACATGGAAAAGGAGGGCATAATCTCCCTTGGTGCGAGGCCCCACATCAGGAGTAACCGGCTCCTGAACAACTGGATGGGCGTGGGCCTCTTCGACTCGGATGCCGAGGTATCGGGCAATGAGATTTTGGGCTCAGGTTCCTCTGGCATTGATTGCTCCAGCGGCTCTGACGCTAAAATCTCAGGAAACACCATCTCCTCAGGGAACGGTGCTGGCATAACCATCCACTCATCCTCGCCGCTCTTGTCCTCCAACACAATCTCCGACAACGCCGTAGGAGTCAACTGCACCTCCTCCAGACCTATAATCCGGAACAATCTTATCACCGGTAGTAGGGGCTGGGGTGTCTACTCCGTCAGCGGCTCCCCAGTGCTGGAAGGTAACTTGTACACCGCAGGCCCCGGTAGCGAGAACGCTCTGGGTGCAGTAGCGGTTGTCTGGAGGCTAACAATCCGGGTGGAGGACTCTGAGCGCCGGCCAGTTGGTGGAGCGGATATTACCATCCGTGACAGTTTGGGGGCTATCGTTTTCAGGGGCAGGACGGAGAGGAGCGGCACCTTCAGCGGCATCGAGCTTTTCCAGTTGCACTATGACCCTAATGGCACGAGGCATGAGGACACGCCGCACACAATCACGGTGGGAGCACAGGGTCTCTCATCGAGCCGGGAGGTCGAAGTAAATGAGGACCAGTCCATAACCATCAGGCTAGGAGAGGGCGCGCCGTCTTT contains:
- a CDS encoding ASKHA domain-containing protein, whose protein sequence is MPGKRRREGYAEPSGSGRIASVLFRPFGRCVRVPHGTDLVSAARLAGLSIGGVCGGVGTCGKCRIYMVKERKKREALACRTVARGRLVVEIPPSTLSSSARVLTEGVYVRVEPRPDVALVRRNGTWSLVSREKNEAHGLRKKPRKLCGIALDLGTTTLVASVFDLKSGERLAVGASLNPQTEMGEDIVTRIAFAMGEKGGERRLRESLLSEINALSARVCGTVGISVRELFDICAVGNTFMHHCLLGLPLNTLAEAPYAPAAREPRGLAAKELGVATHPLARAYVPPVVDGFLGSDAVAGALAAGLDRSEGPTLYIDLGTNGEVLLAFNGTVMGTTAAAGPAFEGAQIECGMRAADGAIVTVRLKGEGEEDLSGWGGRGQNIAGVPVSRTGASSRQGRRIGGRAGTGALLIETAGRAPPVGIAGSGLVDAVAALLDAGALDRRGALVDHPLVETGAWGKRVVLSRRPSIVYISQDDVRNLQLAKAAICAAAKVLLRRAGIPPSGLERILLAGAFGNYLDRRSALRIGLLPQVEEERILSLGNAASTGAGMMLLSTVERRRAEEIARRIRYVEMAGSVEFREEFVDSLGFP
- a CDS encoding MMPL family transporter produces the protein MGLRDFVAELDRRLDRRLEGLPDLSSRADRERYRASVQDYVSRATRRAGATIKSLDELGDRYAGKLRPRRGTWDRIIDFSTNHPFQIFIILTIITAIIGSQAVNIPKYMRGDMEIYLPPDHEATKILEEVRRDYSTDVIVIYIKAKDTDGDGKVENLTSVPVLLEMSRFEGDDLNRNAPDERDRGIDPDKDDGGKNDRVRYCLSISTIIKELNSTPARIARALQLPPVAGSYAIPPDQETIDAIVNTIPEEQKASLLKDTDGDGIYDRAAIIIGVRAGTSPSYIVGKVDALLKRYDSQSCEMINTGPMTVIEKIQGRTIYEFIKVMPFTIIYLFIVLYFFHRTLKAPLLALVPVAYALVITFGIVGALHERLIISPQIALVAPVMLALGISYGVYIANRFSEERKGTSVEKARVAAKAMNAAILLSAGTTSIGFGSLMFGTLPPIAVMGMALALGIMLTYALTMVMVPILTVLLNYKKRKEWRGWRRFAAVPSDHRKKTLVAFIALILLSLLLIPSVRFNADYMAMAPSDDPAFVSMNEYSRTMGGGQIGMVIVRGAPDCARNIQVLDSIEALEGRIGLAPYTNCMSVVDIMKMVKTPDEITIPRYGTVHIGVNISFWDAVHMWGPDRVKEFLVNLFYSSLSTEMRGFLVNADYSKTLIYVFQPMLDIEGTRKAVEGVNKAVDEIPLVMSTASHLTGVAAIQLAVNDLLIQGQLTSLAVCILASCLVLTVVFRSWRLAVFTIVPCCVVVGLEPLVLVGINIPLSVVTVMIGSIAIGTGVDFSIQISQRVRAGGLSIESVKSAVENCGVSFVEATVTMIIGFMAVLVSPGALVDLAMGVQPRDWLIMGVPIQSVREFVLMIQILLGLNALAAIFILPAIYTVWLRFREAEKLRIEREGW
- a CDS encoding PKD domain-containing protein; its protein translation is MRRMWAGIVVLVVTAMLIAGCPSEANKAPKASMTAEKVVLFVGDTAVFNASASKDPDGKIKSYIWAFGDGATLTETKNKSATHQYTQAGVYNVTLTVKDDKGAKSKPITTVIVVAPLPVASVSSALTFENITFSLDTSALGDRLSEIEWNFADGTAAQKGASVSHQFKDNGTYDVVAKITCSGQTASAKVSVGITNRHPVANISISSPAPYYSNRAIEFTGAASGDLDGTIVNYSWDFGDGKRENGTSVSHKYLTPGVYNIVLTVTDDDGATGSSTFNITVEKDLIIKNVTVETYVDPTNHTRANLQIKIENKGDAKSPGSILINVTSYKADRSIKIDNNSTTNEGTWEPNTPGNSVSVNELLTDGFDVDGTWYFIEVQYQGTVIDSGWYKKG
- a CDS encoding CARDB domain-containing protein translates to MKTTMTKMGALMCVLLFLASLGGGLSVGGVGDAMAGARSPGLDLYLETDDITFTVGGESVGEAIMGSMVTIKATVHNSANSDTDSSQVTVSFFYDSLVIGSSMITDPIAPGEEASCQLVWDTTSVVPGDYEIRVNVNDEMIPDADTSNNDAYKSFKIIPIPKPHVYVDRIVLPNNALIGDPVVITAYLKNDGTKDMTEQDEDTVRFLVGASPLINGILPYPRPLPADNSTEVSVSYTWDTSQMSEGKFIIVVEVTSSKFKLESDIIELTLPTPNVYIHSIQVDKTSILEGESVTITVTLKNNGTANTTADEEIWLLVDDATSPTTEGVVTKFIPKGGVSVIATFIWNSSGAEPGMHTFTVKVPASSDPRASMTSPEVEVRPRLPNVELIFFEVTPSVVKSGETVLLSAKVTNTGTADAYNEELRFYLGSNETYPLAIKKVNVRVGTEEWVNYTYTPEVGENDTTFKFLAQYKSTLLEDSVLVKSTVPLRPDLVVESVDVPRLMIVNREYAASAVIANKGRAPAYNFTVKFNLGTEMPYLVKNLDLANGDTMTVNWTVKPTIPGTALRFKVEVDATGVVVESDEFNNINEDIKDIIVKPEPRASIDIQSVLVSKKSLEVKKGEKGSVKLTVTLSNSGEKDGTVLLVIKEGLVQLLSTEVSVPANSTAEFVYKWNLTGAKTHTARISIEGADAGLKTSQTIYVELRESTPGFGALVLLAAVLVGNLLLRRRKS